From the Bacillus sp. FJAT-22090 genome, the window AACGGACTTAAGCTAATATTAAATTGATCAGCTATAGTTTTAAATGAATCTGTTCCCTTTAGATAGGTTAAAACTGCCTGTAATTTTAATTCTGAACTATATTTTGTCATAGAAAAAATGCACCTCCAATTGTTAGATGGTGTCTAACAAATGGGGTGCAGTTCATAATGACTCGGTCTGTTTTTTTAACTATCAGATCTGTTTTTCAGTAATGTAAGTTTTTACAGTTGGTGGTTCATATGTATTGAATTTATCAAGGATCCCTTTTGGTTCACTATCGACTAATGCCATGTTACGGTACTTTTCATGTAAAAACTGTTCCTCTGACATATGATTAAATAACGCAATAAGAGGATCATAATAATGATTTATATTTAAGAGACCACATGGTTTATGATGGAGCCCTAACTGAGCCCAAGTAAAAATTTCAAAGAACTCTTCTAAAGTTCCTGGCCCACCAGGCAAAGCTATAAATCCATCAGCAAGCTCTGCCATTTTCGCTTTTCTCTCATGCATTGAATCTACGATGATCAGCTCTGACAAGTTTTTATGAGCTATCTCTCTATTATCTAGAAAACTTGGCATAACACCAATTACGTATCCTCCCTCATTCAGAACTGAATCTGCAACAGCACCCATAATTCCAACACTCGCTCCACCATAAACAAGTGCAATATTTCGTTTAGCTAGTTCTTTACCAAGTTTTTTCGCACCTTCTAGATAGACATCAGATGCTCCGTTACTCGATCCACAAAATACGGCTAACTTTTTCAATATATTCGCCTCCTAAAGAATCACACCATTAAAGATTATATAATACTTTCATTTTTTTTGTTAAACTTAAAGTATTGAATTGGAGGTTAGATGAAAATGAATGTAACTGAATTTCAACAATGGGTAAAGGATTATTATGAAAGTAGGGGCTGGTCTGAGTTAGACATATTTATTCGTATTGGCTTTTTAGCAGAAGAAACGGGCGAGGTTGCACGAGCTATAAGAGCTCTTGAGATTGGTAGGGATAGGCCTGATGAAATAAGGGGCTCTTATGAGGAAAATAAACAGGAGTTAACTGAAGAGTTAGGAGATGTACTGGGTAATTTAATTGTGATTGCAAACAAGTACAATATCCCACTAGAAGAAGTGTTTCAGTCACATAAAAAGAAACTCTCAGATCGTTATTCTAATGATTAGACAAATAAACCTTTTTTCAACAATAGGGCGCATTTCTTGAGTAAGTGCGTCTTTTTGAATTGGGCCAGATAATTTAATAACACTTGGAAGATAATTTGGATACTTATGTTTAAAAGTAGAGATTGTGAAGAAATGTACTTAAACTAACGGGTGCTTTAGCAGAACAAGAGGCTGCCTTGAGAGGTAGCTTTTTCTTATTGAGCTAACGCGGCAGTTTAGTTGAGGTAGGTATGTAGTAATCCAGAAAGTTCTTTGGAGTGAAAATAGTTGGATGGAAAAACAAATATTTGAGGTATGGCTGGTATAGGATACGATATCTGTAGATTAGTGGTTTGAAATAATGTTGTGGTATAATTGGGAAAAAAAGGAGTGAAATTATGAAAAAGATAATTCCTTCAGTCTTATTATTAGTCTTAGCCTTTACTACTTTTTTTGTAAAAACAGAAGCTGCAATGCCTACAAAAATTATGTGGGATAACATGGAGCTTAAAACAGGACAAATAGGTAGGGTTACGATGTTAAAATCAGGATTTACCATATCTAAATATGAGAATGGTGAATTTCGTCCAGCTAGAGTTGTTAAAAAAGGAGAAGTATTTAGAGTATACGGGATAAAAGTAGCTACTTATGCAACTCACTTAGATTTAGGAAATAATTTATGGGCATACCATAGTAGCCATAGAAGTGATGGTAGTCATGTTTATCTTCAAAAGACGGTTAATTATGAGACACCCTCAAAGTCTAAATTAGCGTTGCTAAAAGAGTATAGTAAATAATTTCAGAAGAACCAATTATTTTGTTATCTTAATCAAATTACGGGTGCTTTATTTAAAAAACATCGGGTAGCTTACGCTGCCCTTTTTCTTATTGAACTAACGGGGCAGTTTAGTTCAATAAGAACTTAAATTTTTTTAAATAATACCTTGTATTATATAGTAATATATATTATAACCATTATAGGAGGTGGACAATTTTGGAAGTAAATAAAGAGGTTTTAAAAGGTCATATTGATACGATAATTTTATCGTTACTACAAATCAGAGATATGTACGGATATGAGTTAGCTAAATTGGTTCGAGAAAAAAGCGATGAACAGTTTGAATTGAAAGAAGGTACGCTTTATTTATCTTTAAAACGATTAGAAAAAAATAAATTTATTGAATCTTATTGGGGCGATGAACAAGGACCAGGGGGCAGAAGGAAATATTATAAACTCACGCGATTAGGTGAAGAAGGTTTTGAACAAAAGCGTTTGGAGTGGGAATTTGTTAAAAAATTGATTGATTCCTTTTTGGAAGGAGGAAAAAGATATGAAGCAAATTGAAGGATTCGTTGATTCTGTATATCAAAATGTAGGAGGAAATAAAAAAGAATTACAAGAATTAAAAGCAGAAATGAAAAGTTATTTGTTAGAGGCAGTTCACGAGTTGAAATTAGAGGGGAAATCAGAACAGGTGGCAGTAGAAATTGCCATTAAACGTTTTGGTAAAGAAAATGAATTACGTTCTGCTATTAGTGAGATATTTGAAACTCAAAAAGTTTTTGGAAAAATGCTTCTTTATATAGGAATAGCTATTTTACTTCTTTCAACTATTGTATTTAGCTATTTCTTAAGCATTGGAAACCAACGTACAAGTGAACAATCAGAAATTGCTTACGAAATTGGAGATATTGTTGAAAGTAACCCAGAATTATCAGAAGCAACAGAAGAGAAAATAGAAAAGTTGTTAAACGATGCCGTTTATATAAAAAAAATGAATGTTTATCTAAATGAAGATAGAGAAAATCCTGTGTACGAATTAAATAAAAGTACAAATCAAACCTTCTCATTGATGTATAGTGATTTGTATTACGGAAGTGGTGATATAAATAGTTTTATAGAAATTAAAGTTCTTGATTATCGTAACATTGGATTTCTTACCATGTTCTTTGGTTTTACATGTTTTGTAGTGCTTTTCATTATTTGGGCTATCATAAACATTTATCATAAGAAAAGAAAAACTGTTTAAGGACACTAACGGGTGCTTTACTTCAAGAAGGAGTAAAGTCTTTTTCTTATTGAACTAAAGGGGCAGGTTAGTTGAATAAGAGAAGGAGAGTTTTTATTATGTGGAGGTCATGCAAGGCACATCAAACATCCTTGTAAAAAAATAATATACCTTCTCTTATGGGCATCTACCGTTAATGAGTAAAAAAGTAAGACAACAATATGAGAATCAGGAAAAATGCCTACATCTCTAAAGATATAGGCAGGGGATATCAACATCAATCTGTTTTTAATAGTGAATAAATATTGATGTCAATAAAGTTTCCTTTAGATTTTTCGTATTGTCTTAGTGTTCCTTCAAATGTGAAATTTAATTTTTTTAATACCTTGATAGAATTTACATTTGCAGGTTCTACCTTGGCTTCGATTCTATTTAATTCTAATGTTTCGAAAGAATAATTAAGCAATGCGAAGATACCTTCTGTAGCATAACCCATGCCCCAATAGGCTTTAGCAATATCATAACCAATTTCGGCCTTTGCATTTTCAAAGTCTATAGAATTGAATCCGCACGTACCAATTATTTCGTTGGATTCTTGTTCAATCATGCTGTAACGAATAGCTTTACTAGCTTGAGCCAATTCCTCAAGCTTTTCAATCATTTCTTTTGCTTGAACTTCATGTGTAAAGCTAGAGATGTTCATGAATTTAGTGACATCTGGATCAGACCAAATTTTAAATAAGCTATGTGAATCTGATACTTCCATTTTTCTTAAATGCAATCTTTGGGTTTGTAGTTCATTTATCAATACTTTACCTCCAATTTTTTTAATCAGTTGGATGAAAAATATTGCCA encodes:
- a CDS encoding MazG nucleotide pyrophosphohydrolase domain-containing protein, producing the protein MNVTEFQQWVKDYYESRGWSELDIFIRIGFLAEETGEVARAIRALEIGRDRPDEIRGSYEENKQELTEELGDVLGNLIVIANKYNIPLEEVFQSHKKKLSDRYSND
- a CDS encoding PadR family transcriptional regulator, whose translation is MEVNKEVLKGHIDTIILSLLQIRDMYGYELAKLVREKSDEQFELKEGTLYLSLKRLEKNKFIESYWGDEQGPGGRRKYYKLTRLGEEGFEQKRLEWEFVKKLIDSFLEGGKRYEAN
- a CDS encoding permease prefix domain 1-containing protein — translated: MKQIEGFVDSVYQNVGGNKKELQELKAEMKSYLLEAVHELKLEGKSEQVAVEIAIKRFGKENELRSAISEIFETQKVFGKMLLYIGIAILLLSTIVFSYFLSIGNQRTSEQSEIAYEIGDIVESNPELSEATEEKIEKLLNDAVYIKKMNVYLNEDRENPVYELNKSTNQTFSLMYSDLYYGSGDINSFIEIKVLDYRNIGFLTMFFGFTCFVVLFIIWAIINIYHKKRKTV
- a CDS encoding TIGR00730 family Rossman fold protein — encoded protein: MKKLAVFCGSSNGASDVYLEGAKKLGKELAKRNIALVYGGASVGIMGAVADSVLNEGGYVIGVMPSFLDNREIAHKNLSELIIVDSMHERKAKMAELADGFIALPGGPGTLEEFFEIFTWAQLGLHHKPCGLLNINHYYDPLIALFNHMSEEQFLHEKYRNMALVDSEPKGILDKFNTYEPPTVKTYITEKQI
- a CDS encoding GNAT family N-acetyltransferase, whose protein sequence is MINELQTQRLHLRKMEVSDSHSLFKIWSDPDVTKFMNISSFTHEVQAKEMIEKLEELAQASKAIRYSMIEQESNEIIGTCGFNSIDFENAKAEIGYDIAKAYWGMGYATEGIFALLNYSFETLELNRIEAKVEPANVNSIKVLKKLNFTFEGTLRQYEKSKGNFIDINIYSLLKTD